Proteins encoded by one window of bacterium:
- a CDS encoding cytochrome c biogenesis protein ResB — translation MYHSWWFITILALIAINIVFCAFSKKEEG, via the coding sequence ATCTATCACTCCTGGTGGTTTATCACCATTCTGGCACTCATAGCCATCAACATTGTGTTCTGCGCTTTTAGTAAGAAGGAAGAAGGCTGA
- a CDS encoding sulfurtransferase TusA family protein encodes MQPDRLIDIRGEVCPYTYVKSKLALEELEPGQVLELIVDHKPAVENVPRSMENEGHEVVEVSQINKTDYKIVVIKR; translated from the coding sequence ATGCAGCCTGATAGATTAATAGACATTCGAGGAGAAGTCTGCCCCTATACCTATGTCAAATCAAAACTAGCCTTAGAGGAGCTTGAACCTGGACAAGTCTTGGAGCTAATTGTAGACCATAAGCCGGCGGTTGAGAATGTGCCCCGAAGCATGGAAAACGAAGGGCATGAGGTGGTGGAGGTTAGTCAGATTAATAAGACTGACTACAAGATTGTGGTCATAAAGAGATGA
- a CDS encoding DsrE family protein has product MKFGMLLTTSPESQNSETVINLAEAALEAGHKVELFLMDDGVYNVVTGAGISARFAELITKGASLALCAHTAEERGVEKEDCLEGVGFAGQYELACMVNEADRFLTFGG; this is encoded by the coding sequence ATGAAATTTGGCATGCTGTTGACGACCAGCCCTGAGAGCCAGAATTCCGAGACGGTGATTAATTTAGCTGAAGCAGCGTTGGAGGCTGGCCACAAGGTAGAACTCTTTCTGATGGATGATGGGGTTTACAATGTGGTCACTGGGGCCGGTATTTCTGCCCGGTTTGCAGAACTGATAACTAAAGGGGCCTCTCTGGCCCTGTGTGCCCATACCGCCGAAGAGCGGGGTGTGGAAAAAGAAGACTGCCTTGAAGGGGTGGGTTTTGCCGGCCAGTATGAGCTGGCCTGTATGGTGAATGAGGCAGATAGATTCTTAACCTTTGGAGGATGA
- a CDS encoding DsrE family protein — translation MKKVAIIVRALPFNTIRNSEALRCAVGLTLEEENKISVIFMDDGVWTAASLDSKAALSRDLDKHVETLKMMEVEMMAEEEALASRGVKVSRQEIMTKSREAINQAIQEVDVVMPL, via the coding sequence ATGAAGAAAGTCGCCATTATTGTCAGGGCATTGCCTTTTAATACTATCCGAAATTCAGAGGCCTTAAGATGTGCGGTAGGATTGACCCTCGAGGAAGAGAATAAAATCTCGGTGATTTTTATGGATGATGGTGTCTGGACGGCTGCTTCGCTTGATTCTAAGGCGGCCCTATCCCGTGACCTAGATAAGCATGTGGAAACCCTGAAGATGATGGAAGTGGAGATGATGGCTGAAGAGGAGGCATTAGCCAGCCGAGGTGTCAAAGTCAGCCGCCAAGAGATAATGACCAAATCCAGAGAGGCAATTAATCAGGCTATCCAAGAGGTGGATGTGGTGATGCCTTTGTAG